One genomic window of Haloarcula limicola includes the following:
- a CDS encoding complex I subunit 4 family protein, giving the protein MWIAALLAVTLLGSVGVMLTPDRYAGKVAAAVSAVPALASVYMYYVFLTQNGGAGNALLSPEGIAFGQQVPWIDLAGYSISYYVGLDGVSMPLLTLTTVLTSLAIVSAWTPISERQSQFYGLMLLMEVSLIGVFAALDFFLWFVFWEGVLIPMYFLIGVWGGPRRKYAAIKFFVYTNVASLVMFAGLFALVFNTDLTSLALPAMAEAFRNASGLPEFAGIGLATISFVLMFVGFAVKVPVFPLHTWLPDAHVEAPTPVSVMLAGVLLKMGTYALLRFNFTMLAETARALAVPLAIVGVVSVIYGAMLALAQRDLKRIVAYSSISSMGYVILGLVAFTPHGMGGATFQMVAHGLISGLMFMTVGVIYNTTHTRMVGDMSGLADRMPWTVGIFVAAAFGYMGLPLMAGFAGEFLIFQGAFDAATLGSAAPLLTSLAMFGIVIVAGYLLWAMQRTLFGGFHLETDYEVGPAAFHDVAPLAVLLLLVIALGVAPDLSYDMIQHAIAPLTGGGA; this is encoded by the coding sequence ATGTGGATCGCCGCGCTGCTGGCGGTGACACTCCTCGGTAGCGTCGGCGTCATGCTGACGCCGGACCGCTACGCCGGGAAAGTCGCGGCGGCCGTCAGCGCCGTGCCCGCGCTGGCGAGCGTCTACATGTACTACGTCTTCCTGACCCAGAACGGCGGGGCGGGCAACGCCCTGCTGTCGCCGGAAGGCATCGCGTTCGGTCAGCAGGTCCCGTGGATCGACCTCGCCGGCTACAGCATCTCCTACTACGTGGGACTGGACGGCGTCAGCATGCCGCTGCTGACGCTGACGACCGTCCTCACCTCGCTGGCGATCGTCTCGGCGTGGACGCCCATCTCCGAGCGTCAGTCCCAGTTCTACGGCCTGATGCTCCTGATGGAAGTGAGTCTCATCGGCGTCTTCGCGGCGCTGGACTTCTTCCTCTGGTTCGTCTTCTGGGAGGGCGTGCTCATCCCGATGTACTTCCTCATCGGCGTCTGGGGCGGCCCCCGGCGGAAGTACGCCGCCATCAAGTTCTTCGTCTACACGAACGTGGCCTCGCTGGTCATGTTCGCGGGCCTGTTCGCGCTGGTGTTCAACACCGACCTCACGTCGCTCGCGCTCCCGGCGATGGCCGAGGCGTTCCGTAACGCCTCCGGGCTGCCCGAGTTCGCCGGCATCGGGCTCGCGACGATCTCCTTCGTCCTGATGTTCGTCGGCTTCGCGGTGAAGGTGCCCGTCTTCCCGCTGCACACGTGGCTACCCGACGCTCACGTCGAAGCCCCGACGCCGGTGTCGGTGATGCTGGCCGGCGTCCTCCTGAAGATGGGGACCTACGCGCTGCTCCGGTTCAACTTCACGATGCTCGCCGAGACGGCGCGGGCGCTCGCGGTCCCGCTCGCCATCGTCGGCGTCGTCAGCGTCATCTACGGTGCGATGCTGGCACTGGCACAGCGCGACCTCAAGCGCATCGTCGCGTACTCCTCCATCTCGTCGATGGGATACGTCATCCTCGGCCTCGTCGCCTTCACGCCCCACGGGATGGGCGGGGCGACGTTCCAGATGGTCGCACACGGCCTCATCTCGGGGCTGATGTTCATGACCGTCGGCGTCATCTACAACACGACGCACACGCGGATGGTCGGCGACATGTCCGGCCTCGCAGACCGGATGCCCTGGACCGTCGGCATCTTCGTCGCGGCGGCCTTCGGCTACATGGGGCTGCCGCTGATGGCCGGCTTCGCCGGGGAGTTCCTCATCTTCCAGGGCGCGTTCGACGCGGCGACGCTCGGTAGCGCCGCGCCGCTGTTGACCTCGCTCGCTATGTTCGGTATCGTCATCGTCGCCGGCTACCTGCTGTGGGCGATGCAGCGCACGCTCTTCGGCGGCTTCCACCTGGAGACCGACTACGAGGTCGGTCCGGCGGCGTTCCACGACGTCGCGCCGCTGGCCGTCCTCCTCCTGTTAGTCATCGCGCTCGGCGTGGCCCCCGACCTCTCCTACGATATGATTCAACACGCGATCGCGCCGCTCACCGGAGGTGGTGCATAG
- a CDS encoding NADH-quinone oxidoreductase subunit N — translation MVQLPTWAALAPALALGVTALALLLIDSVDPDTTNTGLLGGVSVAGSLVSLAFAVWFIFGGTGIPQSEGGQGVATLFNGQLVVDQMALFFMIIVASVTALVTLASTDYVREHAYQAEFYALVLLSASGMAILSAANSLATAFVAFELVSLPSYALVAILKDNRGSVEAGLKYFLIGAVSSAVFAYGISLVYAATGVLRFDAIAAAIDSGTVQTVADGSIQAQSAQVPASILGVGILMVLGGIAFKMAAVPFHFWAPEAYEGSPAPVAAFLSSASKAAGFVLAFRAFAVAFPVGALTASGDVISWFVVFQILAIVTMFVGNFAAATQEKVKRMMAYSSVGHAGYVLIGLAALSASGDGMAFSMSAGMAHLLVYGFMNTGAFLFIALAEYWGVGRRFEDYNGLGRQAPLACAAMTIFLFSLAGLPIGGGFFSKFYLFSATLNVGAWTLAASLVINSALSLFYYSRVVKAMWVEEPTGERSIDSYPTGLYTAIVAAAVVTVLLIPGFGTVSDLAMRAAELL, via the coding sequence ATGGTTCAACTGCCCACGTGGGCGGCCCTCGCCCCGGCACTCGCGCTCGGTGTGACGGCGCTCGCCCTGCTGTTGATCGACAGCGTCGACCCCGACACGACCAACACGGGTCTGCTTGGCGGCGTCTCCGTCGCCGGGTCGCTGGTCTCGCTGGCCTTCGCCGTCTGGTTCATCTTCGGCGGCACCGGCATCCCGCAGTCCGAGGGCGGTCAGGGAGTCGCCACGCTGTTCAACGGCCAGTTGGTCGTCGACCAGATGGCGCTGTTCTTCATGATCATCGTCGCCAGCGTCACCGCGCTCGTGACGCTCGCGAGCACGGACTACGTCAGAGAACACGCCTATCAGGCCGAGTTCTACGCCCTCGTGTTACTCTCGGCATCGGGGATGGCAATCCTCAGCGCCGCGAACAGCCTGGCGACGGCGTTCGTCGCGTTCGAACTCGTCTCGCTGCCGTCGTACGCGCTCGTCGCGATCCTCAAGGACAATCGCGGGAGCGTCGAGGCGGGTCTGAAGTACTTCCTCATCGGCGCGGTGTCCTCGGCCGTCTTCGCCTACGGCATCTCGCTGGTGTACGCCGCGACGGGCGTCCTCCGGTTCGACGCCATCGCCGCGGCCATCGATAGCGGTACCGTCCAGACGGTCGCCGACGGCTCCATTCAGGCCCAGTCGGCTCAGGTGCCGGCGTCGATACTCGGCGTCGGCATCCTGATGGTTCTCGGCGGCATCGCGTTCAAGATGGCCGCCGTCCCGTTCCACTTCTGGGCACCGGAGGCCTACGAGGGGTCGCCCGCACCCGTCGCGGCGTTCCTCTCGTCGGCGTCGAAGGCCGCCGGGTTCGTCCTCGCGTTTCGCGCCTTCGCCGTCGCGTTCCCCGTCGGCGCGCTCACCGCCAGCGGCGACGTCATCAGCTGGTTCGTCGTCTTCCAGATCCTGGCGATCGTGACGATGTTCGTCGGGAACTTCGCCGCGGCTACCCAGGAGAAGGTCAAGCGGATGATGGCCTACTCCAGCGTCGGTCACGCGGGCTACGTCCTCATCGGCCTGGCCGCGCTGTCGGCCTCCGGCGACGGGATGGCCTTCAGCATGAGCGCCGGGATGGCCCACCTGCTGGTCTACGGCTTCATGAACACCGGCGCGTTCCTGTTCATCGCACTCGCGGAGTACTGGGGCGTCGGCCGCCGCTTCGAGGACTACAACGGCCTCGGGCGGCAGGCCCCGCTGGCCTGCGCCGCGATGACCATCTTCCTGTTCAGCCTCGCCGGCCTGCCCATCGGCGGCGGGTTCTTCTCGAAGTTCTACCTCTTCTCGGCGACGCTGAACGTCGGCGCGTGGACGCTCGCTGCCTCGCTGGTCATCAACAGCGCGCTGTCGCTGTTCTACTACTCCCGGGTCGTCAAGGCGATGTGGGTCGAAGAGCCGACGGGTGAGCGCTCCATCGACTCGTACCCGACCGGTCTCTACACCGCCATCGTCGCCGCGGCCGTCGTGACGGTGCTCCTGATCCCCGGCTTCGGGACCGTCTCGGACCTCGCGATGCGCGCGGCAGAGCTACTGTAG
- a CDS encoding MBL fold metallo-hydrolase → MFTRVSIPTPFQVGAVNAYVAGRTVVDPGPDSEEAWSRLLEALEARELAPGDVTQVLVTHPHPDHFGLAARFRSEGARVVATPEAAEIMDDFGARLRYEQAYFADFFERCGISRETAEAVTQLPEAFLAYAQSVATDRTVESDDTVTVDDEPLTVDEVTGHAVGECIFSYDTDGRREAIVGDNVLGDITPNPFLQPPTDRGGQRPRVLPAFNDSLRWLREQGHDRFLTGHREPVESPAERIDVILEEHDQRSEEVADIVSEGATTPADVMTALFGDLPATEYFSGMSEAVGHLDVLEADGRVKKRASGGVFVYELQ, encoded by the coding sequence ATGTTCACACGGGTGTCGATCCCGACGCCGTTCCAGGTCGGTGCCGTCAACGCCTACGTCGCGGGCCGCACCGTCGTCGACCCGGGGCCGGACAGCGAAGAGGCGTGGTCACGACTGCTCGAAGCCCTGGAAGCCAGGGAACTCGCACCCGGGGACGTCACGCAGGTGCTCGTCACCCACCCCCATCCGGATCACTTCGGGCTGGCGGCGCGGTTCCGCAGCGAAGGCGCGCGCGTCGTCGCCACCCCGGAGGCCGCGGAGATTATGGACGATTTCGGCGCGCGACTGCGGTACGAACAGGCGTACTTCGCGGACTTCTTCGAGCGGTGTGGCATCTCCAGAGAGACCGCGGAGGCGGTCACGCAGCTCCCGGAGGCGTTTCTCGCCTACGCTCAGAGCGTCGCCACGGATAGAACGGTCGAGAGCGACGACACGGTGACGGTCGACGACGAACCGCTCACGGTCGACGAGGTCACCGGGCACGCCGTCGGCGAGTGCATCTTCTCGTACGATACCGACGGCCGGCGAGAGGCCATCGTCGGCGACAACGTCCTCGGCGACATCACGCCCAACCCCTTTCTCCAGCCACCGACCGACCGCGGCGGGCAGCGACCCCGGGTCCTCCCGGCGTTCAACGACTCGCTCCGCTGGCTCCGCGAACAGGGCCACGACCGATTCCTCACCGGCCACCGCGAACCGGTCGAATCGCCGGCCGAGCGCATCGACGTCATCTTAGAAGAGCACGACCAGCGAAGCGAGGAAGTGGCCGACATCGTGAGCGAGGGCGCGACGACGCCGGCGGACGTGATGACGGCGCTGTTCGGCGACCTCCCGGCGACGGAGTACTTCTCGGGAATGAGCGAGGCCGTCGGCCATCTGGACGTCCTAGAAGCGGACGGCCGCGTGAAAAAACGAGCGAGCGGCGGCGTCTTCGTCTACGAGCTACAGTAG
- a CDS encoding DUF7553 family protein — translation MNRHFEDTRYYLERAVETASKGVRAELEPVETRVRDLIGVEREAEPDRVERVKRDLTDLQTKAGERGERVIADAREKVGVHRQKDRTEA, via the coding sequence ATGAACAGGCACTTCGAAGACACCCGATACTACCTCGAGCGCGCTGTCGAAACGGCGAGCAAAGGCGTCAGAGCGGAACTCGAACCGGTCGAGACGCGAGTCCGCGACTTGATAGGCGTGGAGAGAGAGGCCGAACCGGACAGAGTGGAGAGAGTCAAACGCGACCTGACCGACCTCCAGACGAAGGCCGGTGAGAGGGGCGAACGCGTCATCGCCGACGCCCGCGAAAAGGTGGGCGTCCATCGGCAGAAAGACCGGACCGAGGCGTAG
- a CDS encoding DsrE family protein, producing the protein MADEHPRRAVLRWAGGLTAVGVAGCSGDGDTGSGTPAESTDTETATAEQTETETETTTPEPTMSTVFHFASDTDEQQHALNNVANLLADDSTEVENVVLVANGAGIKLLAESTSEQPDRVRSLVEDGVSFRACQNSMDAFSITESELIDGVETVPAGVGELTKLQARENYAYIETP; encoded by the coding sequence GTGGCAGACGAACATCCCAGACGAGCGGTCCTCCGGTGGGCGGGTGGACTCACCGCGGTCGGCGTCGCCGGTTGCTCGGGCGACGGCGACACCGGTAGCGGGACACCGGCCGAGAGCACCGACACAGAGACGGCGACGGCGGAACAGACCGAGACTGAAACCGAGACCACGACCCCTGAACCAACGATGAGTACTGTCTTTCACTTCGCTTCGGACACCGACGAACAGCAACACGCGCTCAACAACGTGGCGAACCTGCTCGCCGACGACTCGACGGAGGTCGAAAACGTCGTCCTCGTCGCCAACGGCGCGGGTATCAAACTACTGGCGGAGTCGACGTCGGAACAGCCCGACCGCGTGCGCTCGCTCGTCGAGGACGGCGTCTCGTTTCGCGCCTGTCAGAACTCGATGGACGCGTTCAGCATCACCGAGTCCGAGCTGATCGACGGCGTCGAGACCGTGCCCGCGGGCGTCGGCGAGCTCACGAAACTGCAGGCCCGCGAGAACTACGCGTACATCGAGACGCCCTGA
- a CDS encoding phytoene/squalene synthase family protein yields the protein MSQNHTGRSSQEDIAWCYDAVHRVSRTFSLTISELDEPMARDICVGYLLCRVADTIEDAGHIPPAAQAELLRLYSRTLDPAADASVRAFDDAAEQWLPGTRNADWEVVDNASRAVGVFRSLERSSLETIRKPVRELVDGMAMFVDRYAEEGGLRIQTLDELEEYCWYAAGTVGTLVTGLVSHEATDEQVARMEENARAFALLLQLVNVAKDAATDLEEENNVYLPLELLAEQGLDHNDVGDPAHTDSLVPVIEQVTDRAEGYLDGAQTWLKAMPETRGNKLSAWAIPFLLAVGTIRELRQRPADVIEEGNVKISREEVHAVCQQFVGDGEPPLGELRRKIRQRPLHEY from the coding sequence ATGTCTCAGAACCATACTGGCCGGTCGTCACAAGAAGACATTGCGTGGTGCTACGACGCCGTCCACCGAGTGTCACGGACGTTTAGCCTCACGATTTCGGAACTCGACGAGCCGATGGCCCGCGACATCTGCGTCGGATATCTCCTCTGCCGAGTCGCCGATACCATCGAGGACGCCGGACACATCCCCCCGGCGGCGCAAGCGGAGCTCCTCCGTCTCTACAGCAGGACGCTCGACCCGGCCGCCGACGCCTCGGTCCGGGCGTTCGACGACGCCGCCGAACAGTGGCTTCCGGGGACGAGAAACGCCGACTGGGAAGTGGTCGACAACGCCTCCCGCGCGGTCGGCGTCTTCCGCTCGCTCGAACGCTCCTCGCTCGAAACCATCAGAAAGCCGGTCCGCGAACTCGTCGACGGGATGGCGATGTTCGTCGACCGATACGCCGAGGAGGGCGGCCTGCGCATCCAGACGCTCGACGAACTGGAGGAGTACTGCTGGTACGCCGCCGGGACCGTCGGCACGCTCGTCACCGGGCTCGTCTCCCACGAGGCGACCGACGAGCAGGTCGCGCGGATGGAGGAGAACGCCCGCGCGTTCGCCCTCCTCCTCCAGTTGGTCAACGTCGCCAAGGACGCCGCCACCGATTTAGAGGAGGAGAACAACGTCTACCTCCCGCTAGAACTTCTAGCTGAGCAGGGACTAGATCACAACGACGTCGGCGACCCGGCACACACCGACTCGCTGGTGCCGGTCATCGAGCAGGTCACCGATCGCGCCGAGGGCTACTTAGACGGCGCACAGACGTGGCTCAAGGCGATGCCCGAAACCCGCGGCAACAAGCTCTCGGCGTGGGCCATCCCGTTCCTGCTCGCCGTCGGCACCATCCGAGAGCTCCGTCAGCGGCCCGCCGACGTCATCGAGGAGGGGAACGTCAAGATCTCCCGCGAGGAGGTCCACGCGGTCTGCCAGCAGTTCGTCGGCGACGGGGAACCCCCGCTCGGGGAACTCCGCCGGAAGATCCGACAGCGACCGCTCCACGAGTACTGA
- a CDS encoding glycoside hydrolase family 68 protein: MTEDSLDGGAPGFRARSGWTRAQASGIERTDETVAPVFYPPENDQIPHVHIWDTWFLRERDGTLAEVEGYRVCFSLTAPADLLPGKRHDVATIRCFYSADGRNWHDAGPVFEEALGQRQWAGSALYDDGSVYVFYTAAGQDDAEELTYAQRIVGAGGGTIDADGGFALRGPWTHHELLSPDGERYEREDQSRGMIYTFRDPWFFEDPETGETWLLFEANSPVPEGSDACDGDVAQQEFNGSVGVARSPTGDPLEWELDDPLLDAVGTNQELERPHVVYRDGRYYLFVSSHLHTFAPGLEGFDALYGFVAEDFRGEYVPLNGSGLVVTNPENAPFQSYSWMAFAHGDEVLVQSFFNYFDFAGPVLDDIAHLSEAEQMRRFGGTLAPTLRLDVDGTRTRIIGKLGHWEIPMAGESLPPTEAELIRRAREDDGAGASERYHGGSDD; encoded by the coding sequence ATGACCGAAGACTCACTCGACGGCGGCGCGCCCGGGTTTCGCGCTCGTTCGGGCTGGACGCGAGCGCAGGCGAGCGGTATCGAACGCACGGACGAGACGGTGGCTCCGGTCTTCTATCCGCCCGAGAACGATCAGATACCCCACGTCCACATCTGGGACACGTGGTTTCTGCGCGAGCGCGACGGGACGCTCGCGGAGGTCGAGGGCTATCGCGTCTGCTTCTCGCTGACCGCGCCCGCCGACCTCCTGCCGGGGAAGCGACACGACGTGGCGACCATCCGCTGTTTCTACTCGGCGGACGGCCGGAACTGGCACGACGCCGGCCCGGTCTTCGAGGAAGCGCTGGGCCAGCGCCAGTGGGCCGGATCGGCGCTGTACGACGACGGCTCGGTCTACGTCTTCTATACGGCTGCGGGCCAGGACGACGCCGAGGAGCTCACCTACGCCCAGCGCATCGTGGGCGCGGGCGGCGGCACCATCGACGCCGACGGCGGCTTCGCTCTCCGCGGGCCGTGGACCCACCACGAACTGCTCTCCCCGGACGGCGAGCGCTACGAGCGCGAGGACCAGTCCCGCGGGATGATCTACACCTTCCGGGACCCGTGGTTCTTCGAGGACCCCGAGACGGGCGAGACGTGGCTCCTCTTCGAGGCGAACTCCCCGGTCCCCGAGGGCAGCGACGCCTGTGACGGCGACGTCGCTCAACAGGAGTTCAACGGCAGCGTCGGCGTCGCTCGCTCGCCCACCGGCGACCCGCTGGAGTGGGAGCTCGACGACCCGCTCTTAGATGCCGTCGGCACCAATCAGGAACTCGAACGGCCCCACGTCGTCTACAGGGACGGCCGCTACTACCTCTTCGTCTCCAGTCACCTCCACACGTTCGCGCCGGGGTTGGAGGGATTCGACGCGCTGTACGGCTTCGTCGCCGAGGACTTCCGCGGCGAGTACGTCCCGCTGAACGGGTCGGGGCTGGTCGTCACGAACCCCGAGAACGCGCCGTTCCAGTCGTACTCGTGGATGGCGTTCGCCCACGGCGACGAGGTGCTCGTCCAGAGCTTCTTCAACTACTTCGACTTCGCCGGGCCGGTCCTCGACGACATCGCACACCTCTCGGAGGCCGAGCAGATGCGGCGCTTCGGCGGGACGCTCGCGCCGACGCTCCGCCTCGACGTGGACGGGACTCGCACGCGTATCATCGGGAAGCTCGGCCACTGGGAGATCCCGATGGCCGGCGAGTCGCTGCCGCCGACGGAAGCGGAACTGATTCGGCGAGCGCGCGAGGACGACGGAGCCGGCGCGAGTGAGCGGTATCACGGCGGTAGCGACGACTGA
- a CDS encoding glycoside hydrolase family 32 protein, which produces MAESLRVGCLFVDSRSDEQIAAYEWCESAFDDVDRVSLSTVEPTAYDVLWWHRDGEIEPERLADGGDALASFVRGGGSLLLTLGAMAAVEPLGFDAVGPDAVGWEEISEPVGPLWKALAADHPIAEGFDTLRVHTRGPGVTVPYARYETVAPTDGDLLASTARGTTDVVKQMSTVSWRPGDGHVLGIGSAVSFRQPTHDICRGNRETLVSNALSALAGSETVPLSGRPKSVEAFAEMRAELADDPHRPTYHVTPPANWLNDPNGLIHWNGRYHLFYQYNPTGPFHNTIHWGHAVSDDLVHWEDEPVALSPSPDGPDRDGCWSGCAVDDDGTATILYTGGRDKKQLPCIATAADEGLTAWRKDPDNPVIEEMPTQPEVLRTEHWDGEFRDHCVWREDGVWHQLIGAGMEGGGGAALLYVSEDLRDWEYRGPILTGDRDTAGTVWECPELLDFGERQLLHVSNYEDVVYFLGTYEDGEFDVERRDKLDHGDFYAPQSMWTDDGRILTWGWIPEARDVSAQWDAGWSGAMSLPRELALADDGGLCQRPAPELKALRGANVCHDEIRLDGSDRRTLDVDSRAFELRATVRLEDAERVELSVLETPDRDEYTPIRYSHTSEISVDRARASHDPQATSATQRMRVTPYDSPLSLRVFVDGSVVSVFANERHCLTTRVYPTSEDATGVSLSAESGRATVASLDVWEMGGAWSAEPRE; this is translated from the coding sequence ATGGCAGAGTCGCTGCGCGTCGGCTGTCTCTTCGTCGACTCGCGTTCCGACGAGCAGATCGCGGCGTACGAGTGGTGCGAGAGCGCGTTCGACGACGTCGACCGCGTCTCGCTCTCGACGGTCGAGCCGACCGCGTACGACGTTCTCTGGTGGCACCGCGACGGGGAAATCGAGCCGGAGCGGCTCGCCGACGGCGGGGACGCGCTCGCGTCGTTCGTGCGGGGCGGCGGGTCGCTGTTGCTGACGCTCGGCGCGATGGCCGCGGTCGAACCGCTCGGCTTCGACGCCGTCGGTCCCGACGCCGTCGGCTGGGAGGAGATCTCCGAGCCGGTCGGGCCGCTGTGGAAGGCGCTGGCCGCTGACCACCCCATCGCAGAGGGGTTCGACACGCTCAGAGTCCACACACGCGGCCCCGGTGTAACGGTGCCTTACGCCCGCTACGAGACGGTCGCGCCGACGGATGGGGACCTGTTGGCCAGTACGGCCCGAGGGACGACGGACGTGGTCAAGCAGATGTCGACCGTCTCCTGGCGACCGGGCGACGGCCACGTCCTCGGCATCGGGTCGGCGGTCTCCTTCCGCCAGCCCACGCACGACATCTGTCGCGGGAACCGCGAGACGCTCGTCTCGAACGCGCTCTCGGCGCTGGCCGGCAGCGAGACGGTCCCGCTCTCGGGACGGCCCAAGTCCGTCGAGGCGTTCGCGGAGATGCGCGCGGAGTTGGCCGACGACCCACACCGGCCGACGTACCACGTCACGCCGCCCGCGAACTGGCTCAACGACCCGAACGGTCTCATCCATTGGAACGGTCGCTATCACCTGTTCTATCAGTACAACCCGACCGGGCCGTTCCACAACACTATCCACTGGGGCCACGCGGTCAGCGACGATCTGGTTCACTGGGAGGACGAACCGGTCGCCCTCTCGCCCTCGCCGGACGGCCCGGACCGGGACGGCTGTTGGTCGGGCTGTGCGGTCGACGACGACGGGACGGCGACCATCCTCTACACCGGCGGCCGCGACAAGAAACAACTGCCCTGCATCGCCACCGCGGCCGACGAGGGCCTGACCGCGTGGCGAAAGGACCCCGACAACCCGGTCATCGAGGAGATGCCGACCCAGCCCGAGGTCCTCCGGACCGAACACTGGGACGGGGAGTTCCGCGACCACTGCGTCTGGCGCGAGGACGGCGTCTGGCACCAGCTGATCGGGGCCGGGATGGAGGGCGGCGGCGGCGCGGCCCTGCTGTACGTCTCCGAGGACCTCCGGGACTGGGAGTACCGCGGGCCCATCCTGACCGGCGATCGCGACACCGCCGGCACCGTCTGGGAGTGTCCCGAACTGCTCGACTTCGGCGAGCGACAGCTGCTGCACGTCTCGAACTACGAGGACGTGGTGTACTTCCTCGGAACCTACGAGGACGGCGAGTTCGACGTCGAGCGCCGCGACAAGCTCGACCACGGCGACTTCTACGCCCCCCAGTCGATGTGGACCGACGACGGCCGCATCCTCACCTGGGGCTGGATTCCCGAGGCGCGGGACGTGAGCGCCCAGTGGGACGCCGGGTGGTCGGGCGCGATGTCGCTGCCCCGCGAACTCGCGCTCGCCGACGACGGCGGCCTCTGCCAGCGGCCCGCTCCGGAGCTCAAAGCGCTTCGCGGGGCCAACGTCTGTCACGACGAGATCCGACTGGACGGAAGCGACCGCCGGACGCTCGACGTCGACAGCAGGGCGTTCGAGCTCCGCGCGACGGTCCGCCTCGAAGACGCCGAGCGCGTCGAACTCTCCGTGCTGGAGACGCCCGACCGAGACGAGTACACGCCCATCCGGTACAGCCACACCAGCGAGATATCGGTCGACCGGGCGCGGGCGAGCCACGACCCGCAGGCGACCAGCGCCACCCAGCGGATGCGAGTCACGCCCTACGACTCGCCGCTCTCGCTTCGCGTGTTCGTCGACGGCTCCGTCGTCTCCGTGTTCGCCAACGAGCGCCACTGTCTGACGACTCGCGTCTACCCGACCAGCGAGGACGCGACGGGCGTCTCGCTGTCGGCCGAGAGCGGCCGGGCGACGGTCGCGTCGCTCGACGTCTGGGAGATGGGCGGCGCGTGGTCGGCCGAGCCGAGAGAATAG
- a CDS encoding rod shape-determining protein, which translates to MSDDDAADSASGSGRSVPVGVKLGSTRTVIALPDDHGTENRIIKTLTCMATYEDALTGEEKVLYGEEAAREYPDRVQYMLRSGLPEDADRAEMTKTFFEALIEENDIPADSGVVYAIPTIDNPAGLDNLRAVIEESSIGMRLVESYPESLCGSIPAFGEGLEAIDEIFISVNMGSTNLEASAYRRGEQLAPFTTGAVTGNEVDRMIANYVEEETQGRVNVDTQTAREYKEEHADFVEFEPFTDIIQQPGGGTHEFTIERSVMDAVDEYLDDAVDELANTFLPELANDYMKVYQLALDRPIVLTGGMACIPGIVDEFEARLSEELNREIEATAAEQPDVAPTVGAQRIAARLVENS; encoded by the coding sequence ATGAGTGACGACGACGCGGCCGACTCGGCGTCCGGCAGCGGTCGGTCGGTGCCGGTGGGTGTGAAACTCGGCAGCACCCGGACGGTCATCGCCCTGCCCGACGACCACGGGACCGAGAACCGAATCATCAAGACGCTGACCTGCATGGCGACCTACGAAGACGCCCTGACCGGCGAGGAGAAGGTCCTCTACGGCGAGGAGGCCGCCCGCGAGTACCCCGACCGCGTTCAGTACATGCTCCGGTCGGGCCTGCCCGAAGACGCTGACCGCGCGGAGATGACCAAGACGTTCTTCGAGGCCCTCATCGAGGAGAACGACATCCCGGCCGACAGCGGCGTCGTCTACGCCATCCCGACCATCGACAACCCCGCCGGGCTGGACAATCTCCGAGCGGTCATCGAGGAGTCCTCTATCGGTATGCGCCTCGTCGAGAGCTATCCCGAATCGCTGTGCGGTTCCATCCCCGCCTTCGGCGAGGGGTTAGAGGCCATCGACGAGATCTTCATCTCGGTCAACATGGGGTCGACGAACCTCGAAGCCTCCGCCTATCGGCGCGGCGAGCAGTTAGCGCCCTTCACGACCGGCGCGGTCACCGGCAACGAAGTCGACCGGATGATCGCGAACTACGTCGAGGAGGAGACGCAGGGGAGAGTCAACGTCGACACGCAGACCGCCCGCGAGTACAAGGAGGAACACGCCGACTTCGTGGAGTTCGAGCCGTTCACGGACATCATCCAGCAGCCCGGCGGCGGCACCCACGAGTTCACCATCGAGCGCTCGGTGATGGACGCCGTCGACGAGTACCTCGACGATGCGGTGGACGAACTCGCCAACACCTTCCTGCCGGAACTGGCCAACGACTACATGAAAGTCTACCAGCTGGCGCTTGACCGACCCATCGTGCTCACCGGCGGGATGGCCTGCATCCCCGGTATCGTCGACGAGTTCGAGGCGCGCCTCAGCGAGGAACTGAACCGCGAGATCGAGGCGACCGCCGCCGAACAGCCCGACGTCGCGCCCACCGTCGGCGCACAGCGCATCGCGGCCCGCCTCGTCGAGAACAGCTAG